A section of the Streptomyces sp. NBC_01363 genome encodes:
- a CDS encoding bifunctional 2-polyprenyl-6-hydroxyphenol methylase/3-demethylubiquinol 3-O-methyltransferase UbiG, producing MSNLELAPSVMRFYGETVNEDSRLRSSADGRMELLRTQELLRRFLPPAPARVLDVGGGTGIHAEWLVKDGYEVALVDPVPRHVEAASAVCSAVVGDARDLPEPDDSFDVVQLLGPLYHLPDPVDRQRALAEASRVAKPGGLVAAAAINRYASLFEHVTYAHLHTERIRASVSKILETAVYDGVRGFTLSYFHRAEELVTELVASGLEGVQVFGIEGPAWSLVKAAEQQPGEGPTDELIASAMEAARMAEPYPELLAASSHLLAVGTVPSNSVD from the coding sequence CGTCTGCGTAGCTCCGCAGACGGTCGGATGGAACTGCTCAGGACTCAAGAACTCCTCCGACGCTTTCTGCCCCCCGCGCCGGCGCGCGTGCTCGATGTGGGCGGGGGGACCGGGATTCACGCTGAATGGCTCGTGAAGGACGGCTACGAAGTCGCTCTAGTCGATCCGGTGCCTCGTCACGTTGAGGCCGCGTCGGCGGTGTGCTCAGCAGTCGTAGGCGACGCGCGCGACCTGCCCGAGCCGGACGACAGCTTCGACGTCGTGCAGCTCCTCGGCCCGCTCTACCACCTGCCCGACCCTGTCGACCGGCAACGGGCGCTGGCGGAGGCTTCCCGCGTCGCCAAGCCCGGCGGGCTGGTCGCCGCAGCCGCGATCAATCGCTATGCGTCGCTCTTCGAGCACGTTACGTACGCCCACCTGCACACCGAACGAATCCGTGCGTCCGTCTCCAAGATTCTGGAGACGGCCGTCTACGACGGTGTGCGGGGATTCACTCTGTCGTATTTCCACCGGGCCGAAGAGCTTGTGACGGAGCTGGTCGCCTCTGGGCTGGAGGGCGTGCAGGTCTTCGGCATCGAAGGCCCCGCATGGTCGCTGGTGAAGGCAGCGGAACAGCAGCCAGGCGAAGGCCCCACGGATGAGCTGATCGCCTCAGCCATGGAGGCGGCCCGCATGGCAGAGCCGTACCCGGAACTCCTCGCCGCCAGCTCGCACCTCTTGGCCGTTGGCACGGTTCCGTCCAACAGTGTCGACTGA
- the rlmN gene encoding 23S rRNA (adenine(2503)-C(2))-methyltransferase RlmN, producing MPKPGELTFVAPRGAKKPPRHLADLTPAERKEAVAAIGEKPFRAQQLSQHYFARYAHDPAEWTNIPAGSRDKLAEAMFPDLMSVVRHISCDDDTTRKTLWKLHDGTLVESVLMRYPERVTMCISSQAGCGMNCPFCATGQAGLDRNLSTAEIVHQIVDGMRALRDGEVPGGPARLSNIVFMGMGEPLANYNRVVGAIRRLTDPEPDGLGLSQRGITVSTVGLVPAMLRFADEGFKCRLAVSLHAPDDELRDTLVPVNTRWKVGEVLDAAWEYAEKSGRRISIEYALIRDINDQAWRGDRLGRLLKGKRVHVNLIPLNPTPGSKWTASRPEDEKAFVEAIAAHGVPVTVRDTRGQEIDGACGQLAAAER from the coding sequence ATGCCTAAGCCCGGAGAACTCACTTTCGTCGCGCCCCGCGGAGCCAAGAAGCCGCCGCGGCACCTCGCCGACCTCACGCCCGCCGAGCGCAAGGAAGCCGTCGCCGCGATCGGCGAGAAGCCGTTCCGCGCCCAGCAGCTCTCGCAGCACTACTTCGCGCGGTACGCGCACGACCCGGCCGAGTGGACCAACATCCCGGCCGGATCGCGGGACAAGCTCGCCGAGGCGATGTTCCCCGACCTGATGTCGGTGGTCCGCCACATCAGCTGCGACGACGACACCACCCGCAAGACGCTCTGGAAGCTGCACGACGGGACGCTCGTCGAGTCCGTCCTGATGCGCTACCCGGAGCGGGTGACGATGTGCATCTCCTCGCAGGCGGGATGCGGGATGAACTGCCCGTTCTGCGCGACGGGGCAGGCCGGTCTCGACCGCAATCTGTCGACCGCCGAGATCGTCCACCAGATCGTCGACGGGATGCGGGCGCTGCGCGACGGGGAGGTTCCCGGCGGTCCGGCGAGGCTCTCCAACATCGTCTTCATGGGCATGGGCGAGCCGCTCGCCAACTACAACCGGGTGGTCGGCGCGATCCGCCGACTGACCGACCCCGAGCCGGACGGACTGGGGCTCTCGCAGCGCGGGATCACCGTCTCCACCGTGGGCCTGGTGCCTGCGATGCTCCGCTTCGCGGACGAGGGCTTCAAGTGCCGTCTCGCCGTCTCGCTGCACGCGCCGGACGACGAGCTGCGCGACACCCTCGTTCCCGTGAACACGCGGTGGAAGGTGGGCGAGGTGCTGGACGCCGCATGGGAGTACGCGGAGAAGTCCGGTCGCCGCATCTCCATCGAGTACGCGCTGATCCGTGACATCAACGACCAGGCGTGGCGCGGTGACCGGCTCGGCCGGCTCCTCAAGGGCAAGCGGGTCCACGTCAACCTGATCCCGCTGAACCCCACGCCCGGCTCCAAGTGGACCGCCTCGCGCCCCGAGGACGAGAAGGCGTTCGTCGAGGCGATCGCGGCCCACGGGGTGCCGGTGACCGTGCGGGACACCCGCGGCCAGGAGATCGACGGGGCCTGCGGGCAGTTGGCGGCGGCCGAGCGCTGA
- a CDS encoding thiamine ABC transporter substrate binding subunit: MSTTRRTRQLAASAVAAALGVTALAGCGSSDDSASGSGGTKGSGSKTVTLVSHDSFNASKDVLKEFTKETGYTVKVLKSGDAGVALNQEILTKGSPRGDVFFGVDNTLLSRALDSGLFTPYEAKGIDRVAADTRLDADGHRVTPIDTGDICVNYDKKYFADKKLAPPQSFDDLAKPAYKDLLVTENAGTSSPGLGFLLGTIATYGEKGYQDYWKKLESNGVKVVDGWEQAYNEEFSGSAGGKKAKADRPLVVSYASSPPVEVLYAKPQPAKAPTGVATGTCFRQIEFAGLLKGAKNEAGGKALLDFLISKRFQEDMPLNMFVNPVAKDAKLPELFTRFGATVDRPTTVAPDLIAKNREQWVQSWSSLVVK; the protein is encoded by the coding sequence ATGAGCACCACGCGCAGGACCAGGCAGCTCGCGGCATCGGCCGTCGCCGCCGCACTCGGCGTCACCGCACTCGCCGGGTGCGGGAGTTCCGACGACTCGGCCTCCGGTTCCGGCGGCACGAAGGGCTCGGGCTCCAAGACCGTGACCCTCGTCAGCCATGACTCCTTCAACGCCTCCAAGGACGTACTGAAGGAGTTCACCAAGGAGACCGGCTACACCGTCAAGGTGCTGAAGAGCGGTGACGCGGGTGTCGCGCTCAACCAGGAGATCCTGACCAAGGGCTCCCCTCGCGGCGACGTGTTCTTCGGCGTCGACAACACGCTGCTCTCCCGCGCCCTCGACAGCGGGCTCTTCACGCCGTACGAGGCGAAGGGCATCGACCGGGTCGCTGCAGACACCCGGCTCGACGCGGACGGGCACCGGGTCACCCCGATCGACACCGGCGACATCTGCGTCAACTACGACAAGAAGTACTTCGCCGACAAGAAGCTCGCGCCGCCGCAGTCCTTCGACGACCTGGCGAAGCCCGCGTACAAGGACCTTCTCGTCACCGAGAACGCCGGGACCTCGTCGCCCGGCCTCGGCTTCCTCCTCGGCACCATCGCCACGTACGGGGAGAAGGGCTACCAGGACTACTGGAAGAAGCTGGAGAGCAACGGCGTCAAGGTCGTCGACGGCTGGGAGCAGGCGTACAACGAGGAGTTCTCCGGCTCCGCGGGCGGCAAGAAGGCCAAGGCCGACCGGCCGCTCGTCGTCTCGTACGCCTCCAGCCCGCCCGTCGAGGTGCTGTACGCGAAGCCGCAGCCGGCGAAGGCGCCGACCGGCGTCGCCACCGGGACCTGCTTCCGCCAGATCGAGTTCGCGGGCCTGCTGAAGGGCGCGAAGAACGAGGCGGGCGGCAAGGCCCTGCTGGACTTCCTGATCAGCAAGAGGTTCCAGGAGGACATGCCGCTCAACATGTTCGTGAACCCGGTCGCCAAGGACGCGAAGCTGCCGGAGCTCTTCACGAGGTTCGGCGCGACGGTGGACCGGCCGACGACCGTCGCCCCGGACCTGATCGCCAAGAACCGTGAGCAGTGGGTCCAGTCGTGGTCCTCGCTCGTAGTGAAGTAA
- a CDS encoding iron ABC transporter permease, giving the protein MAVPVAFFALFFAYPVAAIVGRGLKADGVWQFGRIGEVLTRPDIRDVLWFTSWQALASTALTLLIALPGAYVFARFDFPGKQLLRAVVTVPFVLPTVVVGTAFLALLGRGGFLDELWGVRLDTTVWAILLAHVFFNYAVVVRTVGGLWAQLDPRQEEAARVLGAGRFAAWRRVTLPALAPAVAAAALMVFLFTFTSFGVVQILGGPGYSTLEVEIYRQTAQLLALPTAAVLTLVQFAAVGAILAVHAWTVRRRETALKLVDPARTARRPRGAGQWALLCGVLLTVLLLILLPLGVLVERSVDTAGGHGFDFYRALASVDAGGGTFLVAPLEAIWNSLQYALVATVIALVIGGLAAAALTRRAGRLVRGFDALLMLPLGVSAVTVGFGFLITLDKPPLDLRTSWILVPLAQALVGVPFVVRTMLPVLRAVDGRLREAAAVLGASPLRAWREVDLPLVRRALLVAAGFAFAVSLGEFGATVFIARPDRPTLPVAVARLLGRAGELNYGQAMALSTILMVVCAVSLLLLERIRTDRSGEF; this is encoded by the coding sequence ATGGCCGTGCCCGTCGCGTTCTTCGCGCTGTTCTTCGCTTACCCGGTCGCCGCGATCGTCGGCCGCGGACTGAAAGCGGACGGCGTCTGGCAGTTCGGCCGGATCGGCGAGGTGCTGACCCGGCCGGACATCCGCGACGTCCTCTGGTTCACCAGCTGGCAGGCGCTCGCCTCGACCGCGCTGACCCTGCTGATCGCACTGCCCGGCGCCTATGTCTTCGCCCGCTTCGACTTCCCCGGCAAACAACTGCTGCGGGCGGTCGTCACGGTGCCGTTCGTCCTGCCGACCGTGGTCGTGGGGACGGCCTTCCTGGCGCTGCTGGGACGCGGTGGATTCCTCGACGAGCTCTGGGGCGTACGGCTCGACACCACTGTCTGGGCGATTCTGCTCGCCCATGTCTTCTTCAACTACGCGGTGGTCGTACGGACGGTCGGCGGGCTGTGGGCCCAGCTCGACCCCCGGCAGGAGGAGGCCGCCAGGGTGCTGGGCGCGGGGCGGTTCGCCGCCTGGCGGCGGGTCACCCTGCCGGCCCTCGCACCCGCGGTGGCCGCGGCCGCGCTGATGGTCTTCCTCTTCACCTTCACCTCCTTCGGAGTCGTGCAGATCCTCGGCGGTCCCGGGTACTCCACGCTGGAGGTGGAGATCTACCGGCAGACCGCACAACTGCTCGCCCTGCCGACGGCCGCCGTGCTGACGCTGGTGCAGTTCGCCGCGGTGGGCGCGATCCTCGCCGTGCACGCGTGGACCGTACGGCGCCGGGAGACCGCGCTGAAACTGGTCGACCCGGCTCGGACCGCACGCAGGCCGCGCGGTGCCGGGCAGTGGGCGCTGCTCTGCGGGGTGCTGCTGACCGTACTGCTGCTGATCCTGCTGCCGCTCGGGGTACTGGTCGAGCGCTCGGTGGACACCGCCGGCGGTCATGGTTTCGACTTCTACCGTGCGCTGGCGTCCGTGGACGCCGGTGGCGGTACGTTCCTGGTCGCGCCGCTCGAAGCGATCTGGAACTCCCTCCAGTACGCGCTGGTCGCGACGGTCATCGCCCTGGTCATCGGCGGGCTCGCCGCCGCGGCGCTGACCCGGCGCGCCGGCCGGCTCGTGCGCGGCTTCGACGCGCTGCTGATGCTGCCGCTCGGGGTGTCGGCGGTGACCGTCGGCTTCGGCTTCCTGATCACCCTGGACAAGCCGCCGCTGGATCTGCGGACTTCCTGGATCCTGGTGCCGCTTGCTCAGGCGCTGGTCGGTGTGCCCTTCGTCGTACGGACCATGCTGCCCGTCCTGCGCGCGGTGGACGGGCGGCTCAGGGAGGCGGCCGCGGTGCTCGGGGCGTCACCGCTGCGGGCCTGGCGGGAGGTCGATCTGCCGTTGGTGCGACGGGCGTTGCTGGTCGCGGCCGGTTTCGCGTTCGCCGTCTCGCTCGGTGAGTTCGGCGCGACGGTCTTCATCGCGCGGCCCGACCGCCCGACGCTGCCGGTCGCCGTGGCCCGGCTGTTGGGGCGGGCCGGGGAGCTCAACTACGGCCAGGCGATGGCCCTCAGCACCATCTTGATGGTGGTCTGCGCCGTCTCGCTGCTGCTGCTCGAACGTATCCGCACGGACCGGTCCGGGGAGTTCTAG
- a CDS encoding ABC transporter ATP-binding protein: protein MLTLESATVRFGERAALDAVDLDVAEHEIVCVLGPSGSGKSTLLRVVAGLHPPDGGRVLLDGADQAGVPVHRRGLGLMFQDHQLFPHRDVGANVAFGLRMHGVSRRDQERRVGELLDLVGLPGAERRAVAALSGGEQQRVALARALAPRPKLLMLDEPLGQLDRGLRERLVVELRTLFGQLGTTVLAVTHDQGEAFALADRVVVMRDGRIAQAGTPLEVWQRPASAFVARFLGFDNVVEATVTGTVADTVWGKVPVPEGTPQGACDLLVRPAGVRIGAPDEGLRCVVGTRTFRGNHVAVRLTPHGGPVLEAACALRDAPEEGAAVGVVFEAAETVVLPARS, encoded by the coding sequence ATGCTGACACTGGAATCGGCCACGGTTCGCTTCGGCGAGCGGGCGGCGCTCGACGCGGTGGACCTGGACGTCGCCGAGCACGAGATCGTATGTGTGCTCGGGCCGAGCGGAAGCGGCAAGTCCACCCTGCTGCGGGTGGTCGCCGGGCTGCATCCGCCGGACGGCGGCCGGGTGCTGCTGGACGGCGCGGACCAGGCCGGGGTGCCGGTGCACCGGCGCGGTCTCGGCCTGATGTTCCAGGACCACCAGCTCTTCCCGCACCGGGACGTCGGCGCCAATGTCGCGTTCGGGCTGCGGATGCACGGGGTGTCGCGCCGCGATCAGGAGCGCAGGGTCGGTGAACTCCTCGACCTGGTGGGCCTGCCCGGCGCCGAACGGCGCGCCGTCGCCGCGCTGTCCGGCGGTGAGCAGCAGCGTGTCGCCCTTGCGCGGGCCCTCGCCCCGCGGCCCAAGCTGCTGATGCTGGACGAGCCGCTCGGCCAGCTCGACCGCGGTCTGCGTGAGCGGCTCGTCGTCGAACTGCGCACGCTCTTCGGGCAGTTGGGCACTACGGTGCTGGCGGTCACGCACGACCAGGGCGAGGCGTTCGCCCTGGCCGACCGGGTGGTGGTGATGCGCGACGGGCGGATCGCCCAGGCGGGCACCCCGCTGGAGGTCTGGCAGCGGCCCGCCTCCGCATTCGTCGCACGGTTCCTGGGCTTCGACAACGTGGTCGAGGCGACGGTGACCGGCACCGTCGCCGACACGGTGTGGGGCAAGGTACCGGTGCCCGAGGGCACGCCGCAGGGGGCCTGTGATCTGCTGGTGCGTCCGGCCGGGGTCCGGATCGGCGCCCCGGACGAGGGGCTGCGCTGCGTGGTCGGGACGCGTACGTTCCGGGGCAACCACGTCGCGGTACGGCTGACACCGCATGGCGGTCCGGTCCTGGAGGCGGCGTGCGCGCTGCGGGACGCCCCCGAGGAAGGTGCGGCGGTCGGGGTCGTCTTCGAGGCGGCGGAGACCGTAGTCCTGCCCGCCCGCTCCTGA
- a CDS encoding SRPBCC domain-containing protein, protein MTESAREGIDITRILQAPRERVFEAWTTPEHFAAWYGGDAEVPLDRVSMDVRPGGAWSLVMVVPGVEMPFHGVYREVVAPERLVFTMKDASAPADIEGETVTATFTDRGDRTTEMVFQQRGGNLTAEQYAAAEDGWEAFFDALVARLASF, encoded by the coding sequence ATGACCGAGTCAGCACGCGAGGGCATCGACATCACCCGCATCCTCCAGGCCCCGCGGGAACGGGTCTTCGAGGCCTGGACGACGCCCGAGCACTTCGCGGCCTGGTACGGCGGTGACGCCGAGGTGCCGCTCGACAGGGTGTCGATGGACGTCAGGCCGGGCGGTGCCTGGAGCCTGGTCATGGTGGTGCCGGGCGTCGAGATGCCGTTCCACGGGGTCTACCGGGAGGTGGTGGCCCCGGAGCGGCTGGTGTTCACGATGAAGGACGCCTCCGCGCCCGCCGATATCGAGGGCGAGACCGTCACCGCCACCTTCACCGACCGCGGCGACAGGACCACCGAGATGGTCTTCCAGCAGCGCGGCGGCAACCTCACGGCCGAGCAGTACGCGGCGGCCGAGGACGGCTGGGAGGCGTTCTTCGACGCGCTCGTGGCCCGGCTCGCGTCCTTCTGA
- a CDS encoding LOG family protein, whose product MDNPDNISSLPGPEIESLAEFDEAVASGTLAGHRIQSVDLTDRGAALLAADTSGAVFLGCRMEPGTAAKVRADGAFVFPPVPGLPFDPYRGRLYSPDVLYAGLSDGGYAATPDARAYRWFQQTRANGDAFASMLRALHDDAVSDALDEFLAGAHVVGVMGGHATARGSAPYAAAARLGRTLARNGLTVATGGGPGAMEAANLGAYTAPHPDPVLDEACALLAVAPSFTPSVTDWALAAFDVRGRWPGGGGSVSIPTWFYGHEPPNPFADRIAKYFANALREDGLLTRSTAGVIFLPGAAGTVQEIFDNTTPNYYGSLGGPTPMVLVGRTHWTRTLPAWPLLRALAAGRAMAPRIALVDTVDEAPEALARLSARP is encoded by the coding sequence GTGGATAATCCGGACAACATCAGTTCCCTGCCCGGCCCCGAGATCGAGTCGCTCGCCGAATTCGACGAGGCGGTCGCCTCGGGGACGCTGGCCGGACACCGGATCCAGTCCGTCGACCTGACCGACCGGGGCGCCGCCCTGCTGGCCGCGGATACGTCCGGCGCCGTGTTCCTCGGCTGCCGGATGGAGCCCGGGACGGCGGCGAAGGTGCGGGCCGACGGCGCGTTCGTCTTCCCGCCCGTGCCCGGACTCCCCTTCGATCCGTACCGCGGCAGGCTCTACTCCCCCGACGTGCTCTACGCGGGGCTGTCGGACGGCGGATACGCGGCGACGCCCGACGCCCGCGCCTACCGCTGGTTCCAGCAGACGAGGGCGAACGGCGACGCCTTCGCGTCGATGCTGCGGGCGCTCCACGACGACGCGGTCTCCGACGCGCTGGACGAGTTCCTCGCCGGCGCCCACGTGGTCGGGGTCATGGGCGGCCACGCGACCGCCCGCGGCAGCGCCCCGTACGCGGCCGCGGCCCGGCTGGGACGGACACTCGCCCGGAACGGCCTGACGGTGGCCACCGGCGGTGGGCCCGGCGCGATGGAGGCCGCGAACCTCGGGGCGTACACGGCGCCGCACCCCGATCCCGTGCTGGACGAGGCCTGCGCGCTGCTGGCCGTGGCGCCCTCGTTCACCCCGTCGGTCACCGACTGGGCGCTGGCCGCCTTCGACGTACGCGGGCGCTGGCCGGGCGGCGGCGGTTCCGTCTCGATCCCCACCTGGTTCTACGGGCACGAGCCGCCGAACCCGTTCGCGGACCGCATCGCCAAGTACTTCGCCAACGCGCTCCGCGAGGACGGACTGCTCACCCGGTCCACGGCGGGCGTGATCTTCCTGCCCGGCGCGGCCGGCACCGTACAGGAGATCTTCGACAACACGACGCCGAACTACTACGGCTCCCTCGGCGGGCCGACCCCGATGGTGCTGGTCGGCCGCACCCACTGGACGCGCACGCTGCCCGCGTGGCCGCTGCTGCGCGCGCTGGCCGCCGGCCGGGCGATGGCGCCCCGGATCGCGCTCGTGGACACGGTGGACGAGGCCCCCGAGGCGCTCGCCCGGCTGTCGGCGAGACCGTAG
- a CDS encoding ABC transporter ATP-binding protein — protein MVAPPDNDVIWARSLRHSHNGSPALGGVSLGVRDGEILAVTGPRGCGKTTLLHCLSGQLVPEQGEVWFNSVPVHTMGPRLRERLRRDRFGWIAPEPQLVPELNTWENTALPLLLRGAPRREAKKAALEWLERLDIGPCARQRPHTLLQGQRQRIAVARALAAAPTVIFADEPTATLHRSDRTHVLRTLTSAARSHGITVVLATHDTEIATLADRTVPLLDGRRVATVALPAVSDTEGRAACSLSV, from the coding sequence ATGGTGGCCCCGCCGGACAACGACGTGATCTGGGCGCGTTCCCTGCGCCATTCCCACAACGGCTCACCCGCGCTCGGCGGCGTCTCCCTGGGCGTCCGCGACGGCGAGATCCTCGCCGTGACCGGCCCCCGGGGCTGCGGCAAGACGACCCTGCTGCACTGTCTGTCCGGTCAACTGGTGCCCGAGCAGGGCGAGGTGTGGTTCAACAGCGTCCCCGTCCACACCATGGGACCCCGGTTGCGTGAACGGCTGCGCCGCGACAGGTTCGGCTGGATCGCCCCCGAGCCCCAGCTCGTGCCCGAGCTGAACACCTGGGAGAACACGGCCCTTCCGCTGCTGCTGCGCGGCGCCCCCCGCCGGGAGGCGAAGAAGGCCGCCCTGGAGTGGCTGGAACGGCTCGACATCGGCCCATGCGCCAGACAGCGACCGCACACCCTGCTCCAGGGGCAGCGCCAGCGGATCGCCGTGGCCCGTGCCCTGGCCGCCGCCCCCACGGTGATCTTCGCCGACGAGCCGACCGCGACGCTGCACCGGAGCGACCGGACGCATGTGCTGCGCACCCTCACCAGCGCGGCCCGTTCGCACGGCATCACGGTCGTGCTCGCCACCCATGACACGGAGATCGCCACCCTCGCCGACCGCACGGTCCCGCTGCTGGACGGCCGCCGCGTCGCCACCGTTGCCCTGCCCGCCGTGTCCGATACGGAAGGCCGCGCGGCGTGCTCGCTCTCCGTCTAG
- a CDS encoding aspartate aminotransferase family protein: protein MGNPIAVSKDLSRTAYDHLWMHFTRMSDYENAPVPTIVRGEGTYIFDDQGKRYLDGLSGLFVVNAGHGRHELAEAAYKQGQELGFFPVWSYAHPKAVELAERLADYAPGDLNKVFFTTGGGEAVETAWKLAKQYFKLQGKPTKYKVISRAVAYHGTPQGALSITGLPALKAPFEPLVPGAHKVPNTNIYRAPIHGDDPEAFGRWAADQIEQEILFEGPETVAAVFLEPVQNAGGCFPPPPGYFQRVREICDKYDVLLVSDEVICAFGRLGTMFACDKFGYVPDMITCAKGMTSGYSPIGACIVSDRIAAPFYEGDNTFLHGYTFGGHPVSAAVGLANLDIFEREGLNQHVLDNENAFFTTLQKLLDLPIVGDVRGNGFFYGIELVKDKATKETFTDEETERVLYGFLSKALYDNGLYCRADDRGDPVVQLAPPLVSDQSTFDEIEGILRTVLTEAWTKL from the coding sequence GTGGGGAACCCGATAGCCGTGAGCAAGGACCTCAGCCGAACCGCGTACGACCACCTGTGGATGCACTTCACCCGCATGTCGGACTACGAGAACGCGCCCGTTCCCACCATCGTGCGTGGCGAGGGCACCTACATCTTCGACGACCAGGGCAAGCGTTACCTGGACGGCCTGTCCGGCCTGTTCGTGGTCAACGCCGGTCACGGCCGTCACGAGCTCGCCGAGGCGGCCTACAAGCAGGGCCAGGAGCTGGGCTTCTTCCCGGTGTGGTCCTACGCCCACCCGAAGGCCGTCGAGCTGGCCGAGCGCCTGGCCGACTACGCACCGGGCGACCTCAACAAGGTCTTCTTCACCACCGGTGGCGGCGAGGCCGTGGAGACCGCCTGGAAGCTGGCCAAGCAGTACTTCAAGCTCCAGGGCAAGCCGACCAAGTACAAGGTCATCTCGCGTGCGGTCGCCTACCACGGCACCCCGCAGGGCGCCCTGTCCATCACCGGCCTGCCGGCCCTGAAGGCCCCTTTCGAGCCGCTGGTCCCCGGCGCGCACAAGGTGCCGAACACCAACATCTACCGTGCTCCGATCCACGGCGACGACCCCGAGGCCTTCGGCCGCTGGGCCGCCGACCAGATCGAGCAGGAGATCCTCTTCGAGGGCCCGGAGACCGTCGCCGCGGTCTTCCTGGAGCCGGTGCAGAACGCCGGTGGCTGCTTCCCGCCGCCGCCCGGATACTTCCAGCGCGTGCGCGAGATCTGCGACAAGTACGACGTGCTGCTCGTCTCCGACGAGGTCATCTGCGCCTTCGGCCGCCTCGGCACGATGTTCGCCTGCGACAAGTTCGGCTACGTGCCGGACATGATCACCTGCGCCAAGGGCATGACCTCGGGCTACTCCCCGATCGGTGCCTGCATCGTCTCGGACCGCATCGCCGCGCCGTTCTACGAGGGTGACAACACCTTCCTGCACGGCTACACCTTCGGTGGCCACCCGGTCTCCGCGGCGGTCGGCCTCGCCAACCTCGACATCTTCGAGCGCGAGGGCCTCAACCAGCACGTCCTGGACAACGAGAACGCCTTCTTCACGACGCTGCAGAAGCTCCTCGACCTGCCGATCGTCGGCGACGTCCGCGGCAACGGCTTCTTCTACGGCATCGAGCTGGTGAAGGACAAGGCCACCAAGGAGACCTTCACCGACGAGGAGACCGAGCGCGTCCTGTACGGCTTCCTCTCCAAGGCGCTGTACGACAACGGTCTGTACTGCCGGGCCGACGACCGCGGCGACCCGGTCGTCCAGCTCGCACCGCCGCTGGTCTCCGACCAGTCGACGTTCGACGAGATCGAGGGCATCCTGCGCACCGTCCTCACGGAGGCGTGGACCAAGCTCTGA
- a CDS encoding Lrp/AsnC family transcriptional regulator produces MASRSADSRTGNGSSPAVDAVSLAIIEQLQEDGRRPYAAIGKAVGLSEAAVRQRVQKLLDQGVMQIVAVTDPLTVGFRRQAMVGINVEGDLDPVAEALSAMAECEYVVMTAGSFDLMVEIVCEDDDHLLETINKRIRTLPGVRSTESFVYLKLKKQTYMWGTR; encoded by the coding sequence GTGGCCAGTCGCAGCGCAGACTCCAGGACCGGGAACGGATCGTCACCAGCGGTCGATGCCGTGTCCCTCGCAATCATCGAGCAGCTCCAGGAGGACGGGCGCCGTCCGTACGCCGCGATCGGCAAGGCCGTGGGCCTCTCCGAGGCGGCCGTGCGGCAGCGCGTCCAGAAGCTGCTCGATCAGGGCGTGATGCAGATCGTCGCCGTCACCGATCCCCTCACCGTGGGGTTCCGGCGGCAGGCGATGGTCGGCATCAATGTCGAGGGCGACCTCGATCCCGTCGCCGAGGCGCTGTCGGCCATGGCCGAGTGCGAGTACGTGGTGATGACCGCGGGCTCCTTCGACCTGATGGTGGAGATCGTCTGCGAGGACGACGACCACCTGCTGGAAACGATCAACAAACGCATCCGGACCCTCCCCGGCGTGCGCTCCACCGAGAGCTTCGTGTACCTGAAGCTCAAGAAGCAGACCTATATGTGGGGAACCCGATAG